The Thermodesulfovibrio sp. 3462-1 genome contains the following window.
TTCTTTGAATTTAATAAAGTCATTCCACAATTCTTCTTTTTCATTTTCATTTGAAACTGGAGTAATTTGTGCAAAGTTTTTAAGTGCTGAGTAACCTATTTTATTTTTTACTGCTTCCTGTTCGTTCAAAATGTCTTTTAACTCTTTAGTGCTTCTTAATATATAAAGATTTGGAACATTGTCAAATTGAAGATTTTCCACACTCATCCATACAAAATCAAGAACTTTCCCCTTTTTTCTTAACACCTGAGATACATCAGGAGATGTTATTTTAACAACAATATCTGAGCCAGGTTGAGCTTGCCCCTTCACACTTACCGTAGAACCATGATAAAACAAATCAATAGTAATATGATCGTGATTGGCAATCACCGAAATTTTAGCCCATGCATTTGTTGATATAGTGATTAAAAAAATTAAAGACAAAAAAATCATTAATTTTTTCATTTTAATGTCCTCCTGCAGGTGATAATAAAATTGATGGTGGTGTAATTAATTCAATAATTATTTTTACTGTAACCATCAATACAAGAATTGCCATTAGAATTCTTAATTGCTCACCCTTTATTTTCTTTCCTATAATTGCACCGATCTGGGCTCCAAAGCTTGAGCCAATCAAAAGGAGTATAGCAAGTAAAATATCCACTGTGTGATTTATGTATGCCTGAAGAAATGTTACCTCAACGCATGTAAAAAAAATCTGAAAAAGACTCGTTCCTATAACAATGTTCATGGGCATTTTAAGAAGATAAAACATCACTGGTACCATTAAAAATCCTCCTCCAACACCCATTATTGCTGCAAGAATTCCCACAATATAACCAACTGTAGCGGTTACTAATATGGAATGGGTAACACCTGATTTCTTATAATGAATTTGAAAGGGAAGCGATTTGAAAAATTTTGTAATAACTGACTCTTTTTTCTCTTTTTTTTCAACGGTTTTATTTTTGTTTTTGAATTTACTAAGACTTTCTATAAGCATGAAAGTTCCTATTACACCAAGCATTATTACATAGGTAATTTTAATTAAGAAGTTTACATTTCCGAGTACTTTAAGAATTTTGATTATTTCCACACCTGTTAATCCACCAAGAAATCCTCCAATTAACAAATGAAATCCCATTTTGAAATCAACATTTCCCAACCTCCAGTGAGCATATGTTCCTGAAGTGGATGCTCCTACAATCTGAGCTGCGTCAGTTGCTGCTGCTACAGCAGGTTGAATTCCTAACATCATCAAAAGAGGTGTCATAAGCCAGCCTCCTCCTACACCAAACAATCCTGAAAGTAATCCAACAGCCAATCCGAGACATACAGGTAAAAATACATTAATACTAGTTAATGCTACAGGTAAGTAAATATACATGTTTCCTCCTATTTTTATTTCTTTGTCATTGTTATAACCGGACAACAAGCATGTTTTATAAGGTTTTTCAATTTTCTTGCTGATAGTTCGCCATTTACAGTAATTTCTGGGCTCAGCAGTACCATTTCAATATGCTGGTTTTTTCTTAAAAAGTTATCAATTGCATTGTAAACTGTATTTTCTGTGTAAACTATATCAACCTTAATTCCTGACTGATTGTATTTTTCTTTTAAGTCTTTGAGATTTCTTTGAATTATTTCATTCTGATTCGTTTGTAGTAACTCCACTGCAGTATTTGATTCACTTGCTTCTGCAAATGTAACTGCAGTCATTAAATCTTCAAATTTTCTTTTTTTAGGATGAATTAACAGCATAGTTATATCCTTATTCATAATTTTTGCCAGTTCTTTAGTGTACTGAAAGATTTCATCCATTTTTTCTCCCCACAATACTGTTAGCAAAAGGTGTTTTTTGCTCATTTTATTTTCTGTATATTTATAAAAACAAAAATTGTGCCACCTGGATTTTTTTGATATTATTTAATTTTTGAAGGAAGGGAACGAGAGATACTGTTTTATTTTGAAACAATAATGAACAATTTTATTTATTATCCGATTTCAGTATTCTCCATAAACTTGTTCGTGAGATGCCAAGAAGTTCTGCAGTTTTAGTTTTATTGCCTCCTGTAATTTCTAAAATTTTTTCTGCATATTCTTTATTTAATTCATCTATAGTTTTTATATTACCATGCTGTATTGTTTCTATTTTAAACAGTGAAAGAGTAGGTGGGAGACTTTCTACGGTAATATATTGAGTTTTTTCAAGTATTATGGCTCTTTCAATTATATTTTCAAGTTCTCTTACATTGCCTGGAAAACTATAGTGTATCAGAATATCCATTGCTTCTTTTGTAAATCCTTTGATTTTCTTGTTGTATTTTGGTAGATGTTTCTGTAAAAAGAATTTGCTTAACGGCTCAATGTCTTCTTTTCTTTCTCTTAAAGGTGGAATATAGATCTCCATCACATTAAGACGATAATAAAGGTCTTCACGGAATCTTTTCTCCTGGATAGCTTTTTTCACATCCTGATTTGTTGCTGCGATAAATCTTACATTAACCTTT
Protein-coding sequences here:
- a CDS encoding sulfite exporter TauE/SafE family protein — translated: MYIYLPVALTSINVFLPVCLGLAVGLLSGLFGVGGGWLMTPLLMMLGIQPAVAAATDAAQIVGASTSGTYAHWRLGNVDFKMGFHLLIGGFLGGLTGVEIIKILKVLGNVNFLIKITYVIMLGVIGTFMLIESLSKFKNKNKTVEKKEKKESVITKFFKSLPFQIHYKKSGVTHSILVTATVGYIVGILAAIMGVGGGFLMVPVMFYLLKMPMNIVIGTSLFQIFFTCVEVTFLQAYINHTVDILLAILLLIGSSFGAQIGAIIGKKIKGEQLRILMAILVLMVTVKIIIELITPPSILLSPAGGH
- a CDS encoding TIGR02186 family protein, which produces MKKLMIFLSLIFLITISTNAWAKISVIANHDHITIDLFYHGSTVSVKGQAQPGSDIVVKITSPDVSQVLRKKGKVLDFVWMSVENLQFDNVPNLYILRSTKELKDILNEQEAVKNKIGYSALKNFAQITPVSNENEKEELWNDFIKFKEKSKLYNVKADIAKNEENGQTHYYTLIQWPYQAPPGIYTVTAYEIKDGKVIDTAQAQINVEKVGILKMLSNMAKNNSLFYGIVCILIAILAGFSVGVLFKKAGKAH